The segment AACGTCACCTGGGCTCCGCGTTGCGCAGCCACACGTGCGAGCGCGTATCCCTGCTTGCCGGAGCTTCGATTGCCCAGAAAACGGACCGGGTCGAGAGGCTCACGAGTGCCGCCGGCAGACACCAGAACGTGGCGTCCTTCGAGGTCCCGAGGAAGCGCATCGGCTCGCTCGGTCACGAGCATCGAGAGCGCGAAGATCTCGTCGGGCTCGGGTAGTCGACCCGACCCGGTGTCGCGACCGGTCAGACGCCCCGACGCCGGTTCGATCACGTGCGTACCGCGTGAGCGAAGGGTCGCGACGTTGGTGACCGTGGCGGGGTGCTCCCACATCTCGGTGTGCATCGCGGGAGCCAGGACCACCGGACACCGCGCGGTGAGCAGGGTGGCCGTCAGAAGGTCATCGGCCCGTCCCCCGGCGATGCGGGCCATGAGGTCCGCGGTGGCCGGAGCGACGACGACGAGGTCCGCCTCTTGGCCCAGGCGCACGTGCGGGACTTCCGGCACATCTGCGAAGACCCCGGTGTGCACCGGTTGACCGGACAGCGCCTCGAACGTCGCGCGCCCGACGAACTCCAGAGCGGACGCGGTAGGAATCACCCGTACCTGATGCCCACTCTCGGTGAAACTGCGGATGAGCGAACAACTCTTGTAGGCGGCGATACCTCCGCCGACTCCTACGACAACGTGCAAGTCAGATGTCCTCTGTGAGGTTCTTATTCGCCTTCGGTGTGCTCGAGCAGGTCCGCGTGGATCTCGCGGAGAGCGATCGACAGCGGCTTCTCCTGCAGACCCGGCTCGACCAGCGGTCCCACGTACTCGAGGATGCCGTCACCGAGCTGGTT is part of the Rhodococcus sp. SBT000017 genome and harbors:
- the coaBC gene encoding bifunctional phosphopantothenoylcysteine decarboxylase/phosphopantothenate--cysteine ligase CoaBC; translated protein: MHVVVGVGGGIAAYKSCSLIRSFTESGHQVRVIPTASALEFVGRATFEALSGQPVHTGVFADVPEVPHVRLGQEADLVVVAPATADLMARIAGGRADDLLTATLLTARCPVVLAPAMHTEMWEHPATVTNVATLRSRGTHVIEPASGRLTGRDTGSGRLPEPDEIFALSMLVTERADALPRDLEGRHVLVSAGGTREPLDPVRFLGNRSSGKQGYALARVAAQRGAQVTLVAGYTSDLDAPAAVDVVHVKTASDMQDAVRKRAVGVDAVVMAAAVADFRPESIAGSKIKKGSNEPSSIPLVRNDDILAGLVSARRDGELESSTVIVGFAAETGDADGDVLTYARAKLERKGCDLLVVNAVGDGKAFEVDHNDGWLLGSDGSEAALGEGSKALLASRVLDSVAQMLDARSPRPKSTP